In Acipenser ruthenus chromosome 1, fAciRut3.2 maternal haplotype, whole genome shotgun sequence, the genomic stretch CTCTTTTTGGACACAGCTGTGCATGGCATAAAAGCTTATCTTCATGACCTAGGATTGGTCATAAGTATAGTACCACACTTTCTGGTCTGGATAAAAAAGTGTCACACATATTCTCACACATATTTCCACAAGGAAAGTTTAATCTCAGCTTTTTATATTGAGGTAAACCCATAAGAAACCCTGGTTAGGCattagtcgaaacatttgtcaatgTGATTTAGTTAAGGATTTTATTAGGATTGTTAAGGAGCGTTGTGGCCCTTGGCATTAATTTGCGAACCAAAAAATGCCatgatgaattaaaaaaaagttttgcagcCGTTCGATCTTTAGATCTCAGAACTTAAGGTTTGGCTTTGTCAGTACCCCACGTTGCTATGGGTATTCTCCTCCCTATTCCCTAGGTCTCCACAGTAAATGAGAATTAGATTTTGAATTGCTCCGACATGGTTAGATAAAAGGATTTGATTAATGTGTAATAACAGTACATGCTGTAACCACCATGTTAACTTACCGTGGATTATCCAAGAGAGTGAAacctaaataaacacatttaggaAGTGCAGTGTGTTGCCTATATTATTTTAGACAAGTCACTGGCATGTCTTTCAACAAGCATTTCACTCACTTGGGTCCTTCTACCAAAACTCTTTCACCTCATGACTGTAgttgatttctcttttttttttgtaagcatgTGTAAAGGTGCTCCCTTTTAATTAGTGCTTAAGACGTTTATAAACCAACTGCCATATAGAATGCTAAGTTTTAAAACCATGAACCTTAATGCATGAACAGATGTTTGACAGTTCAGCAGTGCAGTACATCATGGTGGCAAGGGTTAGCCTGGACAGGATTCAGAGTGCTAGCATTTCTCCATCCCTTTTATTACATTAATTAGGACACTTTAGGTAGTTATTTCTGAATAGTAGGTTTAGACAACAAGTCTAAAATGTATCCTGAGGGTTTAAGCTTTTAAATGATGGATGTTGCCTCTATTACAGTAGTACTTTCATTGCATTAAGTGATTCTGGGAAAGGGTATTTTCTGAAGTATACTGTTGCACTCATTTAGTAACTGATAATATGGGTTCAGTCTCATGGGACACCtcaattttacaattttataaaacacacagaacttgttttaaaaaaaaatcatgctgaTAGTGAAAACTGTCTGACCCTAAAAAAGACGGGGATACTTTTAGCTTTACTCGTGCCATGCAAATATCAGCCTTTTATTTGATTTCAGTGATGTTAGCTTACATTCTCAGTCTTATGACCGAACAGTGTGGGTGCTGCAAAGAGGTTTCCGTGACAACAAACTAGGACTGCGTAACATCATCTGCTGGCGCCTGTCAGTAGCCTCCCTTGCAACAAGGAATACAATGATTTATTATTGATGGGGATAAACCTGCGGCTTCTCATTCTGAAGTGCCAGATTCAAAGGATTGATATGTACATCCGTCCTTTCCAGCTCTTGTAGATTCAAGAAGGATAAAGAAAGTCTCAggcttttacagtattttttttttcatgcatgcCTGAATAAAACAGCCTTGCACGCCACCAATCCTTGATCAAgtataaaaacacaagataacTGTAAGGTAGAAGATGCTGCTGCTCAGTCATTACAGCTGGTCAGACTGGTGCTCTGAGATCTCAGAGAAGGTCTCAGATAGACTCAGAATGTTGTCTTGGTCGTCTGTGCACACGATTTCAAACCTGTAGTGTCGGAATTCCACCGCAAAGGACCCCAGGAAACTGATGAAGAACATCACGAGAGCCCACTGGACTTGGGCAGCGTGCATGTGCAAACGCTGAGCCATCAGGATGAAATCTGCAGCAGCACAGTCAAGGAATCAAAACTCTCCTTGACCATTAAATCTCCTGATTTCTATTCAAAAGTAAGTAGCggagttccaaaaaatatagcattacacgtccccacgtgttgctacaactgtttaaataatgtacctgtaatttgtctttgttaacatcctgacaactttttacacttataactttaaagtctgtttcaaagctttttggcCGCTCTAGTGTACTGACAGTGTAACGATTATTAACCACATTATGAAACGGGTAActcagcaataatgatccatgatgtggtacggaacagataagccagagcacttgttatgatgttttctttttttttttttaaatctctcttcctgcagtgatttatagGACTCAGTGCACTAGTGCggtcattttgaaaatagctttgaaacagactttaaagttataagtgtaaaaagttgtcaggatgttaacaataaaaaaagaaatgacaggcTCTACTGTTCTGCACCGTACTGAAAGGATACACAGGAGCACACTGAGAGTAATAGCAGCTGAAAGCAGGACTCGTGGAATTCCGATTGTCCTCCCTTCGTTCTTTAGGTTGACTTTGAGAGTCACGACAGACTGAAGCCAGCATGCAAGGGTCCCAAATCCAAAAGTCATCGATGTCCCTACATTGTGTAGCTCCTCGTCATTTGAAAGCTGTAAAATGTTGCAATGATtgtaaagaacaaaacaaaaaaagacaaaaagtcCCAAATTCTGAAAATCTTTTATTTGTATCCAATCTACCTGTCAGTCTCTGAAATGGTAAAACTTTTCACTAAAGAGTAACAGCTAAACCCACAGGTAATACAATGTTAATTCATTTTTGGGACTGGATTAGAGTAGACTATTTGTGTGTATGACAGTTACTCTTACAGCAAACAGATTGCAATCTTACCTGAAAATTTCCCAGTAAGGTCATTCCAAAGCATGCCAGGCATAAAGCAACCAGGCTGCCAATGTTTAGCCATGGTGTGTGCATTCTAGGCTTCAGCTGAATATATCTGAGACCAGCAATTGCAAACGCTGAAAAAGATTTAAAGCaacagcaacaataataatactaataataaaccattttgtaaatgtttactATATTCCAGTTACGAAATTATTATTAAGTGAAATCTTATTTTTGTCAGAAAATCTGTCTCAAGTCTATGTTTTAATATGAGAATTTTCTAAAGGGCAATTTTAGCACAAGGACAGCCACAATGCTATGAGCTCCTGGTATGGTACTGCAGGGGGAGCATTTACCGATTTCTACCTATAGTATAACAGAGAGACCCAACAGACACTGCCACAGTACCATCTCAACACTGTGCAATGTTGTTGCCATTGCttgtaatgctgtggtctgatAATGGTTTCTAATGCCATGGTTTCCACAGGTCTTATAATGGTGCCCCAATGGTGCCGTATCTTCCTAAAATGT encodes the following:
- the LOC117408446 gene encoding transmembrane protein 150C; this translates as MRKFSIWAFLPILFSLFTTAGLWIVYFIAVEDDKIIPLNSEYRKEGSKAPPYISIAGDAPPASCVFSQVMNMAGFVAFAIAGLRYIQLKPRMHTPWLNIGSLVALCLACFGMTLLGNFQLSNDEELHNVGTSMTFGFGTLACWLQSVVTLKVNLKNEGRTIGIPRVLLSAAITLSVLLYFILMAQRLHMHAAQVQWALVMFFISFLGSFAVEFRHYRFEIVCTDDQDNILSLSETFSEISEHQSDQL